One uncultured Caproiciproducens sp. DNA segment encodes these proteins:
- a CDS encoding ROK family protein, whose amino-acid sequence MYYLGIDLGGTTIKVGVIDENNQIIATAKRKTRVPCAPEDMCEQLASTAFEALDNAKISIDDVPWVGIGTPGTVNTDLGVVEFSNNLSFNHFELRKLLEARMNKKVFVENDANAAAYGEYQAGALKGAKNALAITLGTGVGSGIIIDGKIYAGSNFGAGEMGHTVIAYKGRHCSCGRDGCWETYASASGLIRTTKEAMGKSDDHGSPIWKLVSGDISNVDGRTAFDAMRAGDPIGKAVVDEYIDYLGCGLANCINTFQPDILCIGGGICNEGETLMKPLREYIAGQAYSVSSQGQTKLCKAQLGNDAGIIGAALLGK is encoded by the coding sequence ATGTATTATCTGGGAATTGACCTTGGCGGAACAACAATTAAGGTTGGCGTCATTGACGAAAACAACCAAATAATCGCCACAGCTAAGAGAAAGACCAGAGTGCCTTGTGCACCTGAAGATATGTGTGAACAGCTCGCTTCAACCGCATTTGAAGCGCTTGACAATGCGAAAATTTCAATTGACGATGTTCCCTGGGTAGGCATTGGGACTCCCGGTACGGTAAATACGGATCTTGGCGTGGTAGAATTCTCCAACAACCTGTCCTTTAATCATTTTGAACTGAGAAAGCTTTTGGAAGCCAGAATGAACAAAAAGGTATTTGTAGAAAACGACGCAAATGCGGCGGCTTACGGTGAATATCAGGCCGGCGCGCTGAAAGGCGCGAAAAATGCGCTGGCAATCACACTTGGAACAGGTGTGGGCAGCGGAATCATTATTGACGGAAAGATTTACGCCGGTTCAAACTTTGGGGCAGGTGAAATGGGACATACCGTTATCGCCTACAAAGGTCGTCACTGTTCCTGCGGCCGTGACGGGTGCTGGGAAACCTATGCTTCAGCCAGCGGCCTGATTCGCACAACCAAAGAAGCAATGGGAAAATCAGACGATCACGGCAGTCCGATTTGGAAGCTTGTCAGCGGAGATATCAGTAACGTAGACGGGCGCACTGCGTTTGACGCGATGCGCGCAGGCGACCCGATTGGAAAAGCTGTTGTGGATGAATACATTGATTACCTTGGATGCGGTCTCGCCAACTGCATCAACACGTTTCAGCCGGATATCCTCTGCATCGGCGGAGGTATCTGCAATGAAGGGGAAACCCTTATGAAGCCGCTGCGTGAATATATTGCCGGCCAGGCTTACTCCGTCAGTTCACAGGGACAGACGAAGCTGTGCAAGGCACAGCTTGGAAACGATGCGGGAATTATCGGCGCAGCGCTGCTGGGCAAATAA
- a CDS encoding M23 family metallopeptidase, with protein sequence MFIHIMKMKKIIAFFLVLLAAAGIAAASGRYGESVPTSAKTESSSSDYIKYVEFNVPYLALKKAMNLDISSQKEKKKLNWIELLAYLAAKYGGNFSRYKSNDMDVLISKLKTQSMADLTKDMKYYTYYNKAYAAVLSGLLGTYTDSSGAEKYGLIGFSPIAKTFPYEGYDDFGAARTYGYKRQHLGHDMMAATGTPVIAVESGIVEALGWNQYGGWRIGIRSFDKQRYYYYAHLRQNRPYAANLAVGQTVTAGDVIGYVGHTGYSTKENVNNIKVSHLHFGLQLIFDESQKESVNEIWIDIYPLTMLLRQNQSEVIRDDTTKEYSRKNQIQIQYKQ encoded by the coding sequence TTGTTTATTCATATTATGAAGATGAAAAAAATAATTGCCTTTTTTCTCGTTCTCCTAGCGGCGGCAGGAATTGCCGCCGCTTCAGGGCGTTACGGCGAAAGTGTGCCAACTTCAGCAAAGACAGAGAGTTCCTCTTCTGATTACATCAAATATGTTGAGTTTAATGTTCCTTATCTTGCACTCAAAAAAGCGATGAATCTTGATATTTCTTCGCAGAAAGAGAAGAAGAAATTAAACTGGATTGAACTTCTCGCTTATCTTGCTGCAAAATACGGTGGAAATTTTTCGCGTTACAAAAGCAATGATATGGATGTATTGATTTCAAAACTGAAAACGCAGAGCATGGCGGATCTGACGAAGGATATGAAATATTATACATATTATAATAAAGCGTATGCAGCTGTTCTAAGCGGTCTTTTAGGCACCTACACCGACAGCAGCGGAGCGGAAAAATATGGACTGATTGGATTTTCACCGATTGCTAAAACGTTTCCATATGAAGGCTATGACGATTTTGGAGCGGCAAGAACTTATGGATACAAACGTCAGCACCTTGGTCATGACATGATGGCAGCGACCGGTACGCCTGTTATAGCGGTCGAATCCGGTATTGTAGAAGCTTTAGGCTGGAACCAGTATGGCGGCTGGCGAATCGGTATCCGCAGCTTTGACAAACAGCGCTATTATTATTATGCGCATTTAAGACAAAACCGTCCCTATGCGGCAAACCTTGCGGTTGGTCAGACAGTAACGGCAGGAGATGTCATTGGGTATGTGGGGCACACCGGCTACAGCACAAAAGAAAATGTGAATAATATTAAGGTCAGTCATCTGCATTTTGGCCTCCAGCTGATATTCGACGAAAGTCAGAAAGAAAGCGTCAATGAAATCTGGATAGATATTTATCCGCTTACCATGCTGCTGCGGCAAAATCAGTCCGAAGTCATCCGTGATGACACCACAAAGGAGTATTCCAGAAAAAATCAGATTCAAATTCAGTATAAACAGTAA
- a CDS encoding sugar transferase yields MKNEYTEEYIDLLDKRKFSLGAKRVFDVVVSLLILVILSPLLLILALAVKLDSRGPVFYRQIRVGRYNRDFKIFKFRTMVQDADKIGPPLTVGDDPRVTKVGRLIRKLRLDEFSQLLNVLDGSMSLVGPRPEVRRYVDVYTPEYMATLLIRPGITATSSIAFKDEDNLLKAAEDPEKVYVEQILPPKMAYNLEYIKKISLLNDIKIMFQTVGAVLK; encoded by the coding sequence ATGAAAAATGAATACACTGAAGAATATATTGACTTACTTGACAAGCGCAAATTTTCGCTCGGCGCGAAGCGCGTGTTTGACGTGGTTGTATCATTATTGATTCTTGTGATTCTTTCGCCGTTACTTCTTATTTTAGCGCTTGCCGTCAAACTGGATTCCAGAGGACCGGTATTTTACAGGCAGATTCGCGTCGGGCGCTACAACCGGGATTTCAAAATATTTAAATTCAGAACCATGGTGCAGGATGCCGACAAAATCGGTCCTCCGCTGACTGTGGGTGATGATCCCCGCGTGACAAAGGTAGGCCGTTTGATCAGAAAACTGAGGCTCGATGAATTTTCACAGCTTTTAAACGTCCTTGACGGAAGCATGAGCCTTGTCGGACCCCGTCCGGAGGTACGCAGATATGTTGACGTATATACTCCGGAATACATGGCAACGCTGCTCATTCGGCCCGGAATTACCGCTACCTCAAGCATCGCGTTTAAAGACGAGGACAACCTTTTAAAAGCGGCGGAAGATCCGGAGAAAGTTTATGTGGAGCAGATTCTGCCGCCTAAAATGGCATATAACCTTGAATATATAAAGAAAATCTCGTTGCTGAACGATATTAAAATTATGTTTCAGACTGTCGGCGCGGTTCTTAAATAA